One part of the Truepera radiovictrix DSM 17093 genome encodes these proteins:
- a CDS encoding universal stress protein codes for MKRMLMPTDGSACSEAAIRQGLTLAKALGATVTFLYALEDPALPMYATPGALAYEPQLYEDLKRAAEEALARAQVLAQEAGVPCQVQLAERQHPVEAIHKAEDAHDLVVMGTHGRRGFNRFVFGSVAEGALRRAKKPYLMIRHPEDGA; via the coding sequence ATGAAGCGCATGCTGATGCCGACCGACGGGAGTGCGTGCAGCGAGGCGGCGATCCGGCAGGGCCTGACGCTCGCCAAAGCCTTGGGCGCGACCGTCACCTTTTTGTACGCCCTGGAGGACCCCGCGCTGCCGATGTACGCCACCCCCGGGGCGCTCGCCTACGAACCGCAGCTCTACGAGGACCTCAAGCGCGCCGCCGAGGAGGCGCTCGCGCGCGCGCAGGTGCTCGCGCAGGAGGCGGGGGTCCCCTGCCAGGTGCAGCTCGCCGAGCGGCAGCACCCCGTGGAGGCGATTCACAAGGCCGAAGACGCGCACGACCTGGTGGTGATGGGGACGCACGGGCGGCGCGGGTTTAACCGCTTCGTGTTCGGCTCGGTCGCCGAGGGGGCGCTGCGGCGGGCCAAAAAGCCCTACCTGATGATCCGGCACCCCGAGGACGGGGCGTAA
- a CDS encoding PAS domain-containing sensor histidine kinase encodes MEGERAAASETEGRTWAGAHFDALLESPLDALLVVDARGRIRRVNARLEALLGYAREELLGHPLDCLIPERYRAQHARDQAAFFASPRARPMGSGLDLFARHKSGAEIPVEISLTPLRAAEGDLVVAAIRDLRERKRSAAELARLGGVLEASLNEIYLFDARSLRFTFVNEGARRNLGYTTEELRVRTLLDLTPLSHAELRALLAPLRAGARRSAQLQTLHRRKDGSTYPVEVHLQYRPEGAHPETCLEAEDAGVFVAVALDISERVRAQQALRESAQRAALHVEKTPLAVLEWRLPDGLLLAWNPAAERLFGYTADEAVGKLRAEQLLVDDDPALRALLAGQVAPTGERGTFRNRTKDGRLLLCEWSSVLLTDEAGRATRGAALVMDVTARQRALEALLSAQEEERARISRDLHDGVGQALTALGLGLNAALDNPTPEALGALRRLVAETLEDVRRISRDLRPALLDELGLEAAARRFVRELAESSGVRVDLLVHLPERLTRQQEIVVYRVLQEALNNVVRHARAAHASVVLTATRARVQLTVEDDGVGFDTSRPPTDGHVGLLGMRERLELLGGSLRLESAPGRGTTLSARLPLGGRDART; translated from the coding sequence GTGGAGGGTGAACGCGCAGCTGCTTCGGAAACGGAGGGGCGCACGTGGGCGGGGGCGCACTTCGACGCGCTCCTCGAGTCGCCCCTCGACGCGCTCTTGGTGGTCGACGCGCGCGGGCGCATCCGCCGCGTGAACGCCCGCTTGGAGGCGCTGTTGGGCTACGCCCGCGAGGAGCTCCTCGGCCACCCCCTGGACTGCCTGATTCCCGAGCGCTACCGCGCGCAGCACGCGCGCGACCAGGCGGCCTTTTTCGCGAGCCCGCGGGCGCGGCCGATGGGGAGCGGTCTGGACCTCTTCGCGCGGCATAAAAGCGGCGCGGAGATCCCCGTCGAGATCAGCTTGACGCCCCTTAGGGCCGCCGAAGGCGACCTGGTGGTGGCGGCGATACGCGACCTGCGCGAGCGCAAACGCTCGGCGGCGGAGCTCGCGCGTCTGGGGGGGGTGCTCGAGGCGTCGTTAAACGAGATCTACCTCTTCGACGCCCGCTCGCTGCGCTTTACTTTCGTCAACGAGGGGGCGCGCCGCAACCTCGGCTACACCACCGAAGAGCTGCGGGTGCGCACGCTCCTAGACCTCACGCCCCTAAGCCACGCGGAGCTAAGGGCGCTGCTCGCCCCTCTGCGCGCGGGCGCGCGGCGCAGCGCGCAGCTGCAGACGCTGCACCGCCGCAAGGACGGGAGTACCTACCCCGTCGAGGTGCACCTGCAGTACCGCCCCGAGGGCGCGCACCCCGAGACCTGCCTCGAGGCGGAGGATGCGGGCGTGTTCGTCGCCGTCGCGCTCGACATCAGCGAGCGGGTGCGGGCGCAGCAGGCGCTGCGCGAGAGCGCCCAACGCGCCGCGCTCCACGTCGAAAAGACCCCCCTGGCGGTGCTCGAGTGGCGCTTGCCGGACGGTCTGCTGCTGGCTTGGAACCCGGCGGCGGAGCGGCTTTTCGGCTACACCGCCGACGAGGCCGTCGGCAAGCTGCGCGCCGAGCAGCTGCTCGTCGACGACGACCCCGCGTTGCGGGCGCTCCTGGCCGGCCAAGTGGCGCCCACGGGGGAGCGCGGCACCTTCCGGAACCGCACCAAAGACGGGCGCCTGCTGCTCTGCGAGTGGTCGAGCGTGCTGCTCACCGACGAGGCGGGGCGCGCCACGCGGGGGGCCGCTCTGGTGATGGACGTGACCGCGCGGCAGCGGGCGCTCGAGGCCCTGTTGAGCGCCCAAGAGGAGGAGCGGGCGCGCATCTCGCGCGACCTGCACGACGGGGTCGGCCAAGCCCTGACGGCGCTCGGTCTGGGGCTCAACGCCGCGCTCGACAACCCCACCCCGGAGGCGCTCGGGGCGCTTAGGCGGCTCGTCGCCGAGACCTTGGAGGACGTGCGGCGCATCTCGCGCGACCTGCGCCCGGCGCTCTTAGACGAGTTGGGGCTCGAGGCGGCCGCGCGGCGCTTCGTCCGCGAGCTCGCCGAGAGCTCGGGGGTGAGGGTCGACCTGCTCGTGCACCTGCCGGAGCGCCTCACGCGCCAGCAGGAGATCGTGGTCTACCGCGTGCTCCAGGAGGCGCTCAACAACGTCGTGCGGCACGCGCGCGCGGCGCACGCGTCGGTGGTGCTCACCGCGACGCGCGCGCGGGTGCAGCTCACCGTCGAGGACGACGGCGTCGGCTTCGACACCAGCCGCCCCCCCACGGACGGGCACGTCGGCCTGCTGGGGATGCGCGAGCGGCTCGAGCTTTTGGGCGGCTCCTTGCGCCTCGAGAGCGCTCCCGGGCGCGGGACCACCTTGAGCGCGCGGCTGCCGCTCGGGGGCCGTGACGCGCGGACGTGA
- a CDS encoding group I truncated hemoglobin: MSSRSLYDELGGERAIEGMVEEFYDRVLADPGLHPFFVGVEMDKLRRMQREFFSAALGGPVRYTGVPLAYAHHGRGISREHFARFVGILLETLRAHGVGEEAALAIIGRLNTYTDEIVGGHGVTG; encoded by the coding sequence ATGAGCAGCCGGAGCCTTTACGACGAGCTCGGCGGCGAGCGCGCGATCGAGGGGATGGTCGAGGAGTTCTACGACCGCGTGCTCGCCGACCCCGGGTTGCACCCCTTTTTCGTCGGCGTGGAGATGGACAAGCTCCGCCGGATGCAGCGCGAGTTTTTTAGCGCGGCCCTGGGCGGTCCGGTGCGCTACACCGGGGTGCCGCTCGCGTACGCGCACCACGGCCGGGGGATCTCGCGGGAGCACTTCGCACGCTTTGTCGGGATCTTGCTCGAGACGCTGCGCGCGCACGGGGTCGGCGAGGAGGCGGCGCTCGCCATCATCGGGCGGCTCAACACCTACACTGATGAGATCGTCGGGGGACACGGGGTGACCGGTTGA
- a CDS encoding flavodoxin domain-containing protein, producing the protein MAPRVLVAYASRYGGVREIAEVVADALRARGLEVDVYPADEVTRVRPYDAVVLGSGVYFGAWLPEATELLESFQSELAQKPVWLFSSGSTEAGTEASAADTAPPEPLAPLVALIQPRGVRRFAGRVEGEKLSLDDWLVNPALRSASADLRDWDAIRAWGAEIAAALLARQQER; encoded by the coding sequence ATGGCGCCGCGGGTGCTGGTGGCCTACGCGAGCCGCTACGGCGGGGTGCGGGAGATCGCCGAAGTCGTCGCCGACGCCTTGCGCGCGCGCGGCCTCGAGGTTGACGTGTACCCCGCCGACGAGGTGACGCGGGTGCGCCCCTATGACGCCGTGGTGCTCGGCAGCGGCGTGTACTTCGGGGCGTGGCTGCCGGAGGCGACCGAGCTCTTAGAGAGCTTTCAGAGCGAGCTCGCCCAGAAGCCCGTGTGGCTCTTTTCGTCGGGATCAACGGAGGCGGGGACGGAGGCGAGCGCGGCCGACACCGCCCCCCCGGAGCCCTTGGCGCCGCTTGTGGCGCTTATCCAACCGCGCGGCGTGCGGCGGTTTGCGGGCCGCGTCGAGGGGGAGAAGCTGTCGCTCGACGACTGGCTCGTCAACCCCGCGCTGCGAAGCGCCTCGGCCGACCTGCGCGACTGGGACGCCATCCGGGCGTGGGGGGCGGAGATCGCGGCGGCGCTGCTGGCGCGCCAGCAGGAGCGCTAG
- the ppsA gene encoding phosphoenolpyruvate synthase yields MRYVRPFKETSIDDVPLVGGKNASLGEMLRELASLGIRVPDGFSVTAEGYRAFLAENDLEAPIRDLLKGLGRGDVADMSARAQKIRNLILAGRFPAALQAEIAAAYRVLSAEVGVPEAYVAVRSSATAEDLPNASFAGQQESFLMVHGEAELLATVRRAFASLFTTRAIGYREDMGFDHLQVALSVGVQHMVRSDLASSGVIFTLDTETGFRNVVFVNAIWGLGENIVQGRVVPDAFYVHKERLEAGYRPLVWKKLGAKEFRLTYDESAHRLTNRPTDPEDRARFSVGDDDVLELARWATMIERHYSKKRGADTPMDIEWAKDGLTGELYIVQARPETVHSQDSGLTYKVYDLKERGRVLVEGLAVGQAVATGRTRVIDDPRGMAAFKPGEVLVTEITDPDWEPIMKLAAGIVTERGGRVSHAAIVARELGIPALVGAAGALEAVPDGAPVTLSTVEGELGRLYEGELPYSVEEVDLAALEQPRTRMMVNLGNPELAFRTAQLPVAGVGLARMEFIFASWVGVHPLALTRYDGLPTRVKHQVDALTQGYSSKPEFFVDKLAQGIGTLAAAFYPREVILRFSDFKTNEYAHLLGGELFEPKEENPMLGWRGASRYYHPDYKEGFMLELAAVRRVRETFGLDNLKVMVPFCRTPEEGRRVLEVMEEGGLRRGEGGLEVYVMAELPSNIWGARDFAALFDGFSIGSNDLTQLTLGLDRDSERVAPLFDERNPAVEHACALLIEAAHAAGRKVGICGQAPSDYPDFAAFLVARGIDSISLTPDSVLRTLPVVLDAERARAEERV; encoded by the coding sequence ATGCGTTACGTGCGTCCCTTTAAAGAGACCAGCATCGACGACGTCCCCCTCGTCGGGGGCAAAAACGCCTCGTTAGGTGAGATGTTAAGGGAGCTCGCGAGCCTTGGCATCCGCGTACCGGACGGCTTTTCGGTCACCGCCGAGGGGTACCGAGCGTTTCTGGCCGAAAACGACCTCGAGGCGCCCATCCGCGACCTTTTGAAAGGGCTCGGGCGGGGTGACGTGGCGGACATGAGCGCGCGCGCGCAAAAGATCCGCAACCTGATCCTCGCGGGGCGTTTTCCGGCGGCACTCCAAGCGGAGATCGCGGCGGCCTACCGCGTGCTCTCGGCCGAGGTGGGGGTGCCGGAGGCTTACGTGGCGGTGCGCTCGTCGGCCACCGCCGAGGACCTGCCCAACGCCTCGTTTGCGGGGCAGCAGGAAAGCTTTCTCATGGTTCACGGCGAGGCCGAACTGCTAGCGACCGTCCGGCGCGCCTTCGCCAGCTTGTTCACCACCCGGGCGATCGGCTACCGCGAGGACATGGGTTTCGATCACCTCCAGGTGGCGCTCTCGGTCGGCGTGCAGCACATGGTCCGCAGCGACCTCGCGAGCAGCGGGGTGATCTTTACCTTAGACACCGAGACGGGTTTCCGGAACGTGGTGTTCGTCAACGCGATCTGGGGCCTGGGTGAGAACATCGTCCAGGGGCGGGTGGTGCCCGACGCCTTTTACGTGCATAAAGAGCGCCTTGAGGCGGGCTACCGCCCCTTGGTGTGGAAAAAGCTCGGCGCCAAGGAGTTTCGCCTCACCTACGACGAGAGCGCGCACCGCCTAACGAACCGGCCGACCGACCCCGAGGACCGCGCCCGCTTCTCGGTAGGTGACGACGACGTGCTCGAGCTCGCCCGCTGGGCGACCATGATCGAGCGGCACTACTCGAAAAAGCGCGGCGCGGACACCCCCATGGACATCGAGTGGGCCAAAGACGGTCTGACGGGTGAGCTCTACATCGTGCAGGCGCGGCCCGAGACGGTCCACAGCCAGGACAGCGGGCTGACCTACAAGGTCTACGACCTCAAGGAGCGAGGCCGCGTCTTGGTCGAGGGCCTAGCGGTCGGGCAGGCGGTGGCGACGGGGCGCACGCGCGTCATCGACGACCCGCGCGGGATGGCCGCCTTTAAACCGGGCGAGGTCTTGGTCACCGAGATCACCGACCCCGACTGGGAACCCATCATGAAGCTCGCTGCGGGCATCGTCACCGAGCGCGGCGGGCGGGTGTCGCACGCGGCCATCGTGGCGCGCGAGCTCGGCATCCCGGCGCTGGTGGGCGCCGCGGGCGCCTTGGAGGCGGTGCCGGACGGCGCGCCGGTGACGCTCTCGACCGTCGAGGGGGAGCTCGGGCGCCTCTACGAGGGCGAACTCCCCTACAGCGTCGAGGAGGTCGACCTAGCGGCTTTAGAGCAGCCCCGCACCCGGATGATGGTCAACCTGGGCAACCCCGAGCTGGCCTTTCGCACCGCGCAGCTGCCGGTCGCCGGGGTGGGGCTCGCGCGCATGGAGTTTATCTTCGCGAGCTGGGTCGGCGTCCACCCCCTGGCGCTCACCCGCTACGACGGGTTGCCGACGCGCGTCAAACACCAGGTCGACGCGCTGACGCAGGGTTACTCGAGCAAACCCGAGTTTTTCGTCGACAAGCTCGCCCAGGGGATCGGCACGCTCGCGGCGGCCTTTTACCCGCGCGAGGTGATCTTACGCTTTTCGGACTTTAAGACGAACGAGTACGCACACCTGTTGGGCGGCGAGCTCTTCGAACCCAAGGAGGAGAACCCGATGCTCGGCTGGCGCGGGGCGAGCCGCTACTACCACCCCGACTACAAGGAGGGTTTCATGCTCGAGCTCGCCGCCGTGCGCCGGGTCCGTGAGACCTTCGGGCTGGATAACCTCAAGGTGATGGTGCCCTTTTGCCGCACCCCCGAGGAGGGGCGGCGGGTGCTCGAGGTCATGGAGGAGGGCGGTCTGCGGCGCGGCGAGGGTGGTCTGGAGGTCTACGTGATGGCCGAGCTGCCGTCGAACATCTGGGGGGCGCGCGACTTCGCCGCGCTCTTCGACGGCTTCTCCATCGGTTCAAACGACCTCACGCAGCTCACCTTGGGTTTAGACCGCGACAGCGAGCGGGTCGCGCCGCTCTTCGACGAGCGGAACCCGGCGGTCGAGCACGCCTGCGCGCTCCTTATCGAGGCGGCGCACGCCGCCGGGCGCAAGGTCGGCATCTGCGGCCAAGCCCCCTCGGACTACCCGGACTTCGCCGCGTTCCTGGTCGCTCGCGGGATCGACTCGATCAGCCTCACCCCCGACTCGGTGCTGCGGACCCTGCCGGTCGTCTTAGACGCGGAGCGCGCGCGCGCAGAGGAGCGGGTCTGA
- a CDS encoding SDR family NAD(P)-dependent oxidoreductase, which produces MDLAFNGRLAVVTGADSGIGLSTAQLLAAEGARVLMSDTDERALERAAAQVREAVPGAEVFAVAADLTKPQEVAALLKAADERGGAAALAHLAGARGAAGDFLELSDADWLETLDVDLLGAVRVCRALIPGMRARGYGRIVLTASENALQPYTEETPYNAAKAAIINLAKGLSKAYGKDGVHVNVVSPAYIETPMTDAMMAERAKELGVSVEEAVASFLAEERPGITLKRRGRPEEVARVVAFLCSDLASFVDGSNYRVDGGAVQTAFG; this is translated from the coding sequence ATGGACCTGGCTTTTAACGGACGTTTGGCGGTCGTGACGGGGGCGGACTCGGGGATCGGGTTGAGCACCGCGCAGCTTCTGGCAGCGGAGGGCGCGCGCGTGCTGATGAGCGACACCGACGAAAGGGCGCTCGAGCGGGCCGCCGCGCAGGTCAGGGAAGCCGTTCCCGGCGCCGAGGTCTTCGCCGTCGCGGCCGACCTCACGAAGCCCCAGGAGGTCGCGGCCCTTCTCAAGGCGGCGGACGAACGGGGCGGGGCGGCGGCGCTCGCGCACCTCGCGGGGGCGCGGGGGGCGGCGGGCGACTTTCTCGAGCTGAGCGACGCGGACTGGCTCGAAACGCTCGACGTCGACCTTCTGGGGGCGGTGCGCGTCTGCCGCGCCTTGATCCCCGGGATGCGCGCGCGCGGCTACGGGCGCATCGTGCTCACCGCTTCGGAGAACGCCCTGCAGCCTTACACCGAGGAGACCCCCTACAACGCCGCAAAGGCCGCCATCATCAACCTCGCCAAGGGGCTCTCCAAGGCCTACGGCAAGGATGGCGTACACGTCAACGTCGTCTCACCCGCCTATATCGAGACGCCCATGACCGACGCGATGATGGCCGAGCGCGCCAAGGAGCTCGGGGTGAGCGTCGAGGAGGCCGTCGCGAGCTTTTTGGCCGAAGAGCGCCCCGGCATCACCTTAAAGCGGCGCGGCCGCCCCGAAGAGGTCGCGCGCGTCGTCGCCTTTTTGTGCTCCGACCTAGCGAGCTTTGTGGACGGGTCCAACTACCGCGTCGATGGGGGCGCCGTTCAGACGGCGTTCGGTTAG
- a CDS encoding ABC transporter substrate-binding protein, with amino-acid sequence MKKPLLLGTSALLLAGSSALAQQDVTIRWMAGNTAIAMETTQAMAQMYMDANPHTIGGEEYNVTVEVIQGPESASDRYALYLQFFQAQSAEADILEIDVIWPGDLAEHLVDLYEYEGVAEDVQAHFPAIVENNTVDGRLVGIPAFTDAGLLYYRSDLLEEYGFDGPPETWAELEEMARTIVEGESADNPDFTGFVWQGQAYEGLTCNALEWIASFGGGTIVSQEGQIEVFNDQAIAALETAAGWVGTISPQAVTGFQEEDARRIFTAGNAVFMRNWPYAYALLVDAEGDVTTENVGITTLPAGEEGGTPAATLGGWQYGVNRYSNNPEVAVDVARFMASREGQLYRALNEGLLPTIEALYEDEELLGSPYAWFADLLPVFQSAVARPSTPTAPRYNEVSRAFFTAVHGVLMGTTDAETALGELEFTLEELTGLPVAGGAQEVASR; translated from the coding sequence ATGAAAAAACCGCTTCTTCTCGGTACGTCCGCCCTCCTCCTCGCCGGTAGCTCGGCGCTCGCGCAGCAAGACGTGACCATCCGCTGGATGGCGGGCAACACGGCCATCGCCATGGAGACCACCCAGGCGATGGCGCAGATGTACATGGACGCCAACCCGCACACCATCGGCGGCGAGGAGTACAACGTCACCGTCGAGGTCATCCAGGGGCCCGAGTCGGCCTCGGACCGCTACGCTCTGTACCTGCAGTTCTTTCAGGCGCAGTCGGCCGAAGCGGACATCCTAGAGATCGACGTCATCTGGCCCGGCGACCTTGCCGAGCACCTCGTCGACCTCTACGAGTACGAGGGCGTTGCGGAGGACGTCCAGGCGCACTTCCCGGCGATCGTCGAGAACAACACCGTCGACGGCCGTTTGGTGGGCATACCCGCCTTTACCGACGCGGGGCTCTTGTACTACCGCTCGGATCTGCTGGAGGAATACGGCTTCGACGGCCCCCCCGAAACCTGGGCCGAGCTCGAGGAGATGGCCCGCACCATCGTGGAGGGTGAGAGCGCGGACAACCCCGACTTTACTGGCTTCGTCTGGCAGGGTCAGGCGTACGAAGGGCTGACCTGTAACGCGCTCGAGTGGATCGCCTCGTTTGGCGGCGGCACCATCGTCAGCCAAGAGGGGCAGATCGAGGTCTTTAACGACCAAGCCATCGCCGCGCTGGAAACGGCCGCCGGTTGGGTCGGCACCATCTCGCCGCAGGCGGTCACGGGCTTTCAAGAGGAGGACGCGAGGCGCATCTTCACCGCCGGCAACGCCGTGTTTATGCGCAACTGGCCGTATGCGTACGCCCTCTTGGTCGACGCCGAGGGCGACGTCACGACCGAGAACGTCGGCATCACCACGCTGCCCGCCGGCGAAGAGGGCGGCACCCCCGCGGCCACCTTGGGCGGCTGGCAGTACGGCGTCAACCGCTACAGCAACAACCCCGAAGTCGCGGTCGACGTCGCCCGCTTTATGGCGTCGCGCGAGGGCCAGCTCTACCGCGCCCTCAACGAGGGGTTGCTCCCCACCATCGAAGCGCTCTACGAAGACGAGGAGCTGCTCGGTTCCCCCTACGCGTGGTTTGCCGACCTGCTGCCGGTCTTCCAGTCGGCCGTCGCGCGCCCCTCGACGCCGACCGCGCCGCGCTACAACGAGGTCTCGCGCGCTTTCTTTACCGCCGTGCACGGCGTCTTGATGGGCACGACCGACGCCGAAACGGCGCTCGGCGAGCTTGAATTCACCCTCGAAGAGCTCACCGGCCTGCCGGTCGCCGGCGGCGCGCAAGAGGTCGCCTCGAGGTAA
- a CDS encoding cysteine desulfurase family protein: MNVYLDYAATTPLDPAVLAAMQRALAEDFGNPSSLHAYGQRARRAVEEARERVAAAIGAPPRTLTFTSGATEADNHALRSFAALHPGKHIITSALEHSAVLATCRLLEAQGWPVTYLTPNARGEILPEAVAAALRDDTALVALMLVNNETGVLTDIPAVSELAHRAGARLFCDAVQAFGSLPVDVGALGVDMLAISAHKAYGPKGVGALFVRSGLELPPLLVGGEQERGLRAGTLNVPAIVGFGEAATLAKERAADDARALGALRDLLEGLLLQHPGVQRNAAGAPRGPKHLNVRVAGVDGEDLLMGLDGAGVAASAGSACAAGSLEPSHVLLAMGLSRAEAKASVRFSLGRGVTEAGVRFAAERFAEVVERCRVAV; encoded by the coding sequence GTGAACGTCTACCTCGACTACGCAGCGACCACGCCGCTCGACCCGGCCGTGTTGGCGGCGATGCAGCGGGCGCTCGCCGAGGACTTCGGTAACCCGTCGTCGCTGCACGCCTACGGTCAGCGCGCGCGCCGCGCGGTCGAAGAGGCGCGCGAGCGGGTCGCGGCGGCGATCGGCGCCCCACCCCGCACCCTGACCTTTACCTCGGGCGCGACCGAGGCCGACAACCACGCCCTGCGCAGCTTCGCCGCGCTGCACCCCGGCAAACACATCATTACGAGCGCGCTCGAGCACTCGGCGGTGCTCGCGACCTGCCGGCTGCTCGAGGCGCAGGGGTGGCCGGTCACCTACCTCACGCCGAACGCGCGCGGCGAGATCCTCCCCGAGGCCGTCGCGGCCGCGCTACGAGACGACACCGCTTTGGTGGCGCTCATGCTCGTCAACAACGAAACGGGTGTCCTCACCGACATCCCCGCGGTGAGCGAGCTCGCTCACCGCGCGGGCGCGCGCCTCTTCTGCGACGCGGTGCAGGCGTTCGGGTCGCTACCCGTAGACGTGGGTGCTTTGGGCGTAGACATGCTCGCAATCTCGGCGCACAAAGCCTACGGACCCAAAGGCGTGGGCGCCCTTTTCGTGCGCAGCGGCCTCGAGCTGCCCCCTCTGCTCGTGGGGGGCGAGCAGGAGCGCGGGCTGCGCGCGGGGACGCTGAATGTTCCCGCCATCGTCGGTTTCGGCGAAGCGGCGACGCTCGCTAAGGAGCGCGCCGCCGACGACGCGCGCGCCCTCGGCGCGCTGCGCGACCTTCTGGAGGGGTTGTTGCTGCAGCACCCGGGCGTGCAGCGCAACGCCGCGGGGGCGCCGCGCGGTCCGAAACACCTCAACGTGCGCGTCGCGGGGGTCGACGGTGAAGACCTGCTCATGGGGCTCGACGGCGCCGGGGTGGCCGCGAGCGCGGGGTCGGCGTGCGCTGCGGGGTCGCTCGAGCCGTCGCACGTGCTCTTGGCGATGGGTCTAAGCCGCGCGGAGGCCAAAGCGAGCGTCCGCTTCTCCTTGGGCCGCGGCGTCACCGAGGCGGGGGTGCGCTTCGCCGCCGAGCGCTTCGCCGAGGTCGTGGAGCGCTGCCGCGTGGCGGTCTAG
- a CDS encoding RrF2 family transcriptional regulator: MWISTRAQYGMRALVEIALSGETTSLKVVSERQGISQHYLEQIVAVLRRAGIVESVRGAYGGYRMARPMHEVTALEVVELMEGSLAPVACIEDEACCEYTGNCSTQSLWERVDRAVREVLGSTTIGDLVAERQLLQLEPLPERFSEAPN; this comes from the coding sequence ATGTGGATTTCGACGCGAGCACAGTACGGCATGCGGGCCCTTGTCGAGATCGCGCTGTCGGGCGAGACGACGAGCCTCAAAGTGGTGTCTGAGCGGCAGGGCATCAGCCAGCACTACCTCGAGCAGATCGTCGCGGTGCTGCGCCGCGCGGGGATCGTCGAGTCGGTGCGGGGCGCCTATGGCGGCTACCGCATGGCGCGCCCCATGCACGAGGTGACCGCCCTCGAGGTCGTCGAGCTGATGGAAGGGAGCCTCGCCCCGGTCGCTTGCATCGAGGACGAAGCCTGCTGCGAGTACACCGGCAACTGCTCGACGCAGTCGCTCTGGGAGCGGGTCGACCGCGCCGTGCGCGAGGTGCTCGGCAGCACCACCATCGGCGACCTCGTGGCCGAGCGGCAGCTTTTGCAGCTCGAGCCGCTCCCCGAACGCTTTAGCGAAGCCCCCAACTAA
- a CDS encoding response regulator transcription factor yields the protein MRRVLIIEQEGWLRGILAQGFERDGFSVQAVSTPALALRALQRFAPDLIVWDLDTEDHPSLCHPLSASGTPVIYLTARGGAAPFPSLRKPFRPAHLLSLAHLSLQLRHTQNFGIVPIS from the coding sequence GTGCGTCGCGTCCTGATCATCGAACAAGAGGGGTGGTTACGGGGGATCCTGGCCCAAGGTTTCGAACGGGATGGTTTTAGCGTTCAGGCCGTCTCTACGCCGGCTCTGGCGCTACGCGCCCTGCAGCGCTTCGCTCCGGACCTCATCGTCTGGGACCTTGACACGGAAGATCACCCGTCGCTCTGCCACCCGCTGAGCGCCTCGGGGACGCCGGTCATCTACCTCACGGCGCGCGGGGGCGCGGCGCCTTTTCCGAGCCTGCGCAAACCGTTTCGCCCCGCGCATCTGCTCTCGCTCGCCCACCTCTCCTTGCAGCTCCGGCATACCCAAAACTTCGGAATCGTTCCGATTTCTTGA
- a CDS encoding GDCCVxC domain-containing (seleno)protein, whose translation MIETESTVTCPHCGHQHTEQMSEESCQFFYKCKNCGTVLRPKEGDCCVFCSYGTVPCPPIQRGDEQCC comes from the coding sequence ATGATCGAAACCGAATCAACGGTCACATGCCCTCACTGCGGCCATCAGCACACCGAGCAAATGTCTGAGGAATCGTGCCAGTTCTTCTACAAGTGCAAGAACTGCGGTACGGTGCTCCGACCGAAAGAGGGCGATTGCTGCGTGTTTTGCTCGTACGGCACGGTGCCATGCCCACCGATTCAACGAGGTGATGAGCAGTGCTGTTGA
- a CDS encoding AAA family ATPase, with the protein MTTTTKNKNTSLVFTRDISPRPANWLLQPLVLQGGLHLWYGDTRGSHAGIDLAFALTNGLRFHDLDVAKANVVYVTANDVADRVEHWKNTYDAHDTPWIVDLQITNEEQMQELTEFVKANNVELVMFDHLATRSNDVNLNSPADIDAKINPPLLKLIEDTAVILLHQTQQGAQTHKLRPLMDAADMTVGVSRRSVDRGSDIVTLSFMKSFRSQMAQALTYGNDTLSRRA; encoded by the coding sequence ATGACCACGACAACCAAGAACAAGAACACATCTCTCGTGTTCACAAGGGATATTTCACCAAGGCCAGCGAATTGGCTACTGCAACCCTTGGTGTTGCAAGGCGGATTGCATCTCTGGTATGGCGATACGAGGGGCAGTCACGCTGGCATTGACCTCGCATTCGCGCTCACAAACGGGCTGCGCTTCCATGACCTCGACGTTGCAAAGGCGAACGTGGTGTACGTCACCGCGAACGACGTAGCAGATCGCGTAGAGCATTGGAAGAACACCTATGACGCGCATGACACACCGTGGATAGTTGATCTACAGATCACGAATGAAGAGCAGATGCAAGAGCTTACTGAATTCGTGAAGGCCAACAACGTTGAGCTTGTGATGTTCGACCACCTAGCTACACGCAGCAATGACGTGAACCTCAACAGTCCTGCTGATATTGACGCGAAGATCAATCCGCCGCTGTTGAAGTTGATAGAAGATACCGCTGTGATTCTTCTTCATCAGACGCAACAAGGGGCGCAGACACACAAGCTTAGACCGCTGATGGATGCTGCTGACATGACTGTCGGCGTATCGCGACGCAGTGTCGACAGGGGTAGCGACATCGTTACGTTGAGCTTTATGAAGAGCTTCAGATCGCAGATGGCGCAAGCGCTTACCTACGGCAACGACACGCTGTCGAGACGTGCGTAG